A genome region from Nicotiana tabacum cultivar K326 chromosome 13, ASM71507v2, whole genome shotgun sequence includes the following:
- the LOC107780363 gene encoding uncharacterized protein LOC107780363: protein MAVSLNSVLGFHPTANYCHLSRSASLQKVPHFPSSFQVLGLRRCTYVTKQSFFLLVAKNDRLQTEVNDKDSEVITPTVNPLSSESSKTEGEVQSSGQTESTVQAFKVSNGSVTSTNLQQEASSAIPKPTVKRSPLTAREKLRAARVLSRYNESKASKPDLGSKLIEALRESEKGKKRSGLPEAPTNLFDDNKRGMPKPGWTFEFPGGFDVFLVAFSFIFISTVMFATTYIVWKVGAIHFNEY from the exons ATGGCTGTTTCGTTGAATTCCGTTCTAGGCTTTCACCCAACT GCCAACTACTGCCATCTCTCTAGGAGTGCCTCACTACAGAAGGTTCCGCACTTTCCATCTTCCTTTCAGGTGCTAGGGTTAAGAAGATGCACATATGTTACTAAGCAGAGtttctttcttttagttgctAAAAATGATCGTCTTCAAACGGAAGTTAATGATAAGGACTCTGAAGTTATTACACCTACTGTGAATCCATTATCCTCTGAATCTTCAAAAACAGAAGGTGAAGTGCAGTCCAGTGGTCAAACAGAGTCGACAGTGCAAGCATTCAAAGTTTCAAATGGGTCTGTAACTTCCACAAACTTGCAACAGGAAGCATCTTCCGCCATTCCAAAACCAACTGTTAAGAGATCTCCATTGACAGCAAGAGAGAAACTTAGGGCAGCTAGGGTCCTCAGCCGGTACAATGAATCAAAAGCCTCTAAACCTGATCTTGGAAGCAAATTAATTGAGGCCTTGCGAGAAAGTGAGAAGGGGAAAAAGAGATCAGGACTTCCAGAGGCTCCTACGAATTTGTTCGATGATAACAAAAGAGGGATGCCAAAACCAGGCTGGACTTTTGAGTTTCCAGGAGGATTTGATGTCTTTCTCGTtgcattttcatttatatttatcAGCACAGTTATGTTTGCTACAACGTACATTGTGTGGAAAGTTGGTGCTATCCATTTCAATGAGTATTGA